The Triticum urartu cultivar G1812 chromosome 6, Tu2.1, whole genome shotgun sequence genome includes the window CAATGGCTACATCTTGAGGGTAATCACACTTAACAATACTAGATGCAGGATTACACTAGAAAAAGCGAAGGGTCACACATAGATGGCTTGCTTATAGCCTTCGCTGTGGCTGCAGCTGTGAAGGCTCCACAAGACCTTCCAAGACAACAAGCTGATCCAGCAATGCAAACTTCTCATCCTCGAGAGTTTTggcttcctcttctgccatgcCTAATTGTGCATCCAGCGTGTAGTTCTCTTCCTCCAGCATCATGTACTTCCTCCGTAGCGCCCGATATTCATCCGCAGGACCAGAATCTGGTAGAGAGTCCGGAGTTCCTCTGTCAGACTGCGGCGTGGGAGGGCGGGGCTCACTCCTGAAGCTTCTCTTAGGTGGCTTCTGTGTATTGGCCAACGAATGTGGAATGTCTCTCCGCAGCAGTTCAGGTTCAGTTTTTATCTGGACTGAAGGCAAAGGCCGGTACACAACCTTCCTCTTCTGTGACTTCGAGGCCGAGAAATCCTCTCGTCCCATACCTCTAGGGTCTTGCATTATGTCGAAACAAGACTCGCCTGACAAACACAACT containing:
- the LOC125515041 gene encoding uncharacterized protein LOC125515041 encodes the protein MQDPRGMGREDFSASKSQKRKVVYRPLPSVQIKTEPELLRRDIPHSLANTQKPPKRSFRSEPRPPTPQSDRGTPDSLPDSGPADEYRALRRKYMMLEEENYTLDAQLGMAEEEAKTLEDEKFALLDQLVVLEGLVEPSQLQPQRRL